GGAACTGTGTAAGTTACCTTTTGTCCTTTGTGATTCATAAAAAATCTGTTCTGCGCACCTCCTTTTGAAAAATTTACCACATCTAATATTACTAGTAAATCTACATTCATCGCTAGTGAAAAAAAACCACCCCACGGTATCAGAGCAGGTTGCATAATTCCGATTCTACGGGATTTCATAATTCCTCTGACTCAGTAATTCTATCTTGAATTAAGCTTTCGAGTAACTCATTTTGTGAAATTTTCTTAGATTTAGCTTCTTTTACAATCCAACTTTTTAATTCTGGATTTATTCCATCTAATTTCCCATGGTATCTCTTATGCATGGTTCCACCTCGAGGACTCTTGTGCCTAATATTGGGATTAATTTTTAGTGTATTCATTAGCTTTGTAAATTTAATCATATAGAAGCAATTTCTAACAATATACTCACAAGTTACATTTGTTGCGTTTATTGGTATTTGTGTAATTGGAGCACTGTGGGCATAAAGGGAGTTATTTTCTATGACCATTTTTCCTATATCTGTGTTCCTTAACCATGGGGCTACTGACTCATCTGAAAATACTACTACTCCGTCCTGTGGCTTAACGCATCTTGCCATCTCGTCAATTGCCTTTTCAATGTTTGCAAAACGATTTATTCCACCGAAATGATGTATATAATCAAATTCATCATTATTTAAAGGAAGGCAGCAGGCATCTCCATTGAAAATTATTATTTTATTGCCTTTACTTGAATGCTTTTCTAGGATTTCATTGCCGATATTTTCATAGATATGTTGTATAAAGACGCTTGAAATGTCCTGAGCCACAATTGTACAATTTTTTCTTTCTTGATCAGATATTATTTTTAGGATTTCTATTAATTCATGGCCAAGCCCTACACCTGTTATTAGTATCTTCATGCCATCTATTGTTTCTAGGTATTTGAACAGTTCATGGCGGAGTTCTTTGTCTGTCATGCAGAATGTTCCGTAAAACCATTCCAAATAGTTTTGATAAAAATCAATACTACTTTGAAGCATATACTCTATTTGACCAGTTGTAAGCTTTTCTTGACTTTCTTCTTCAAAGAAATATCTTGTCAATATTTTTTTCGATTCCGACTTCAATGTGTATTTGAACATTGTCTATTCTGATAGTAGGTTTATGATCGCTTCTTTGATAGGGCGACCACTCATGACATTATAATACTGTTCTTCAGGCCACTCTTTAAATGAGGCCTTCATGCCACACTTCACAAATGTATTTAATACATCGGAGCTTAATTCACCAATCATGCATGAATCTACTGACGTTTGGGTTTCGAAAGCACTGTTAGCTCTTCTATGGTGTTGATCTGGATGAATAAGATAAAGTTTTTTCCTATTCAATGTACCGTCATATTTGATTAGGCCACTAGAGCTTATCATATGTGTCGAATTTTGAATGTATTTGAAGAAGTCTTGGCCGATATCTTTTGCAAATTTAAATTGTGATTTATCGAAATTGTATGTTGTTGCTGGAGATGAAGTATAATAGACGATTACACTATTTCTTAGTTCATTGCATTTTTGTATGCCTGTCAAAACCTCTCTTGTTATACTCGCTGGATCACTATATCCTGCTGATAACAGTATTTTATGCTTACCTTTTGCTCTCTGATCATATAGCTTCGATTTACCATCCCATGTTAGTCCTCCATAAGTGTGTAAATGTGGACCATAAATTGTGTTTTGTAGGTCGTGGCATTTCAGCTCTTCTTTATTAATGCAGTATGGCAATATAGTTTTGATATTTTCGCAAAAGAGATCTGCAATATGCCTATCTTGAGCTAACCCCTCAATTGCAATGACTTTCCTATAGTTAGAGTTTTTGACAAAGAACTTTTTCTTTGGTAATTGCCTATAGAACTTAGGCGAGCACACATCTAAAATTATGTTTAAATTTATATTTGTCTTTAGTATTTGCTTTAAGTCATTATAGTTTTTTGCTTGATAGATCTTGGGATCGTTGTCCCTCATTAATCTTCTAATTCTATTGAGCCTTGTGACATGTCCGCTTCCATATGTCATTGCATCTAGTCCGATCATCACTACTTGCATTTATAGCCTTTTTTGAATATAAGACTATTTCAGCGATCTTCCCTTTTTTTGTCAAGCTATTTGCTATGTTCTGCTGTTTTTTGTCATGCTGGCTATTTCTCCTGGATGCTAATTTATCTTTATATCTTTGGTCGTTGTTAGATCGTTATACTTTTACAGGCTTTGCGTATAATTCTTAATTTAACTATTTTGTCTTTGGTTTCCATGTTCGAGGATCCAAAAAGTCTGATTCGATATTTATTTTTCGAATTTCTGCTGATTGATCCCAGTCGTTATTAGTATTCCATGACCTGTATATGCCATCAAGTTGTTTCTTGCTACATATACCGATGACTACAGCTTCAATCATTTGCAATGATCTAGCAAAACCCAGGCAAGTGTCTAGCATTGTTTTCCCAATTGATGCAGAATAAATTTCTAAGGCTCTAAAATGCTTAATTACTTCCCTTGGTGTCTCTAATGGCCAATTTGATGAAGGAGTTAATAAAAGTCCTTGGAGAAAGATGCTTCTTGCATGTACGGCTATACCATTATCGGTTAATTTTTTAATCGTACCGTCTCTAATTAGACGTTGATCTAAAACTGATAGCGGCAGTTGTACGATATCAATATACTTAAGATTGATATCCTTCAAATCATCACTTGTATATATTGAGATTCCAATGCGCTTAGTTAGCCCCTCTGACTTAATCTTATTAAGCCAATTTAGTAAATATTCATTTCCTTCTTTCCTTAAGTCATTGACCGAATGAAGTAGCAATGAATCAAGTGAGGCTACACATAGTTTATTAAGTGAGTTATTTAAACTTGTATCCCAATCCTTTGTGTGGTTCTCGTTGAAAACCATCTCGTTTTGCGGTGATAATTTGCTTATTATTTTAAATTTATCATTTATTAAACCGCTTTTGCCTAATATTTCTTCGGCACATCCATAAGACTGTGCACTATCAATTATATCAATGCCCATATCGTGTGCATGAGTCAAAATTTCTTTGACATTTTCAAATGCCACTTGCCCTAGGTTGTTCGTAACACCATAGTTTGATCCAAATTGTGCCGTTCCTAGGCATATGGCAGGCACTTTACTCATAGTAACCCTTTTAGGTTTTCTACTACTAAGTCTTGTTTTTCATCACTTAGCCCAGGATATAACGGTATGCTCATAGCCGATTTTCCATATAACTCAGAATTAGGAAATTCACCTTTCTTGAACCCTTGTTTTTGATAGTAAGGCTGCATGTGTACCGGAAAATAGTGCAATTGCACTCCTATGTTTCTCTTACGCATTTCTTCAAATATAGCATCTCTCTTTTGATGTTCACCAATCAATATTACCGAAAGATGTCCAGCACTTTTAACAGCAGGTGGAATATTCATCGTCGATATTGGCATACCTTTAAGTTTCTCGGCGTAGTATTCCAGTAGTTTATTTCTTTCTTCAACAATGTTATCCAGTCTCTTTAGTTGACTAAGTCCTAAGGCGGCTTGTATATCAGTTAATCTGTAGTTATACCCCAGTGATGTTTGTTCGTAGTACCACGATGCCATATTTTTTCTTTTCTGTCTCCAGCTATCTTTTATTATGCCATGGCTTCTTAGGTCACGCATTTTTTCCGCTAATCCACTATTATTGGTCGCACAAATACCCCCTTCTCCTGTAGTTATTATTTTTACAGGATGAAAGCTAAATACTGTGATATCACTGAATTTACAATTTCCTACATATTTCTCTTTGTATTTTCCACCTATTGCATGACTCGCATCTTCAATAATTTTGAAACCATATTTTCTACTCAGCATTGCGATTTCTTCCATATCACAGCTGCTCCCAGCTAGGTGTACAGGTATAACTACTTTTGGCAACCTTCCCTCATTCTCAGCTATTTTCAATTTTCTTTTAAGTGACTCAATATCCATCAGCCCCGTTTTGATATTGATATCAACAAAGTCAACTTTTGCTCCGCAATATAATGCACAGTTCGCTGAAGCTACAAAAGTAATGGGAGATGTCCACAACCAATCTCCTTTGCCCAAGCCTAGTGACAAGCATGCAAGATGAAGCCCACTTGTTGCACTCGATGTAGCAACGCTGTAATTAGCTCCTACTTTATTCGAAATGGCATTTTCGAAATCTTGTACTACTGGACCTTGCGTTAAGTACGTCCCCCTTAATATTTGCACTACTGCATCTATATCATCATTTGTTACATTCTGTTTACCGTAAGGAATAAATGATTCGTTAGATTTCATACCGGATCAAAATTAGGGTCAATGTTGATTTTTATCAGTTCTCTTATTTCATCTATAGACAGCTTTTGCGGGTTAGTTCCCGAATCGTAAGCAAACCCTGGTTCAACATGTGAGAACTTGACGGCTTTCTCTTTGTAAAAATCAAGTATCCTAGTCTCAGCAGGGATAATGACATAAAAGTCCTTAAGCCTGATTGTCATTGGAGCGTCTGATCTTGTTATCATATCTTCATGTAGCTTTTCACCGGGCCTTATCCCAATAATTTTTTTATTACAGTTTGGACCAATTGCTTCAGCCAGGTCCATTATCCCATAGCTTGGAATTCTTGGAACAAATATTTCACCTCCAAAGCTATTGTTCAATGCGAATAGTACCATTTTTACACTATCTTTCAACGTTATCGTAAACCTTGTCATTTTAGGATCTGTAATTGGAAGTATTCCTTTTTGCGCAGATTTCATGAAGAAGGGTATAACTGAACCTCTCGATCCCATTACATTACCATATCTTACTACAGAAAATTTTATTGATCTTCCTCCTCTAATATTGTTTGCAGCTACAAAAAGTTTGTCTGAACATAACTTTGTCGCGCCATATAAATTTATTGGTGCCGCTGCTTTGTCAGTGCTTAGAGCAACCACATTAGTTACCCCTGTATCTAGACATGCTCGAACAACGTTTTCAGCACCAATTACATTAGTGTTAATATATTCAATTGGGTTATATTCTGCAGTCGGTACTTGCTTTAATGCTGCTGCGTGCACAACTGTATCTACGTTTTCTAGTGCCCTTCTTAGACGCTCTTGATCTCTAACATCACCCAAAAAAAATCTTAATTGTGGAAACTTATCAGGCGGATATAAGCATTGTAATTCCCACTGTTTTAGTTCGTCTCTACTATATATAACCAATCTTTCAAGATCATTTATATCTCGAAGCGCAGCACTAACAAACTCTTTCCCAAAGCTTCCTGTTCCCCCAGTTATTAGAATTCTTTTCATTTTACTAGGACTCATGCTTTTTTACCTCTCTACATCCTAGCATCTAAGCAACAACTTTATATTCTTATTAACTTATTATCCCAGCAGCCTGTTTCTCTCCAATTTGCACTGGCAATCATTACTTTATAAATGCGATAGCTTTATGTTTTTTTGTTTCTAATGCCTATAACCTCCCCCCTTTGATCATTCTCCTTTTTGCCTGGCAGCGACCTTTCAAATCTTTTTCTAGATTCTCTACCTTCGAGTAATTATTTATTCGTTGCATCTACCAAGTATGCTTAATACATAGTCACTTAGATTTGTCTCTGTTTTAGTTTTTCGTTTTGCCTCTATGTATTGCTTTGTACTCTATACTTTTGCTTAATAATTTTTTGACTTCTAATTTATTGGGGCTTCACTTATATCAACCTTTTTTTTACTTCATAGATTTTTGATTCTTTTTCTATTTTCTTTTGCTCGTTAATCTCTTGTTGACTGCATTAGTGGTTACTCTTTTCTCAGCTTCACCGTTGATTTTTCTTTGTATGTCCGTTTTCTCTGTCTTGGTAGCTTTATTTAGTATCCTTCAATTGTTTTTGCGTAATACAAAGTTTCATTATTGTGCCAGCGATTACCTTTGGCATCATTAACCTATACTTTTTTCTGACGCCCTTTCCCTGCTATTTATTTTACTGATGATTTTTCATTGAATCCAACGAATGGTCTTTCTATCGTTGTATATTTAATAATACTAAGTGAGCTTTGTGTTATCATTTGCATATTTGACACTTTGCCTTGACCTTAGCCATTTAGGATCATTGATTCCCTCAGCTTTTATCCAATATTGTACTTCTCTTTGAATTACTCTTCTTTTGGCTAAAACGGCTTTTCCTTTTTCGATATCATTATGAATTGGCTGCGAAATTTCCATTTAGTTGATTTACCATCTTCTTTGCCTTGTTTTTCACCTGAAAAGGTATCTATTGACAATATAAGAACCGTTATTTCCAATAATATACCGTGTGCAATCGTTAAGAATTTTTATCCATCCAATCTTTCTCTTGCAGCTGCGAACGAAATTGAGCAGTGGGCATTTACTTTACCACCCCATAATACGAGACTTGAGCCTGATCGCACATCATCTAATTTTTGGAGCCTTGATATTTTACCCCGATCTGTCTTAACTAATAGAGTTATGCGGGATTTTATGCTTGGCGATCTTTCTAGTTCTTCATTTCAATTTTCAGATACTTACAAGCTTTTTGACAAACTAAATTCATTTCATTTTTCTCATGTACTCAACAATGATGTAAATGCTATTCAAGCCTTTAAATATGCTCCTCAAATCTTACATATTCCTGAGGGTGGAGGATTCTTTGATTGGCATGTTCACTCCAGGTACCCTCAAAACTACGGCTTTCTGTTAATGATTAAATCTAACACGATTGTTGAGAGTTCAAATGCCCCGGCTTCTATGATAGTGAAGTTTGATGATATCATTTATTCTACTCAAGGTGTACTATCCCCTGGCGATCTTTTTATTTTCAGATATGACTTGCTCCATGCAATTACTCCACATCTTCCACTAAATGATCTCAATCTTTCACACAGTGGGGCTTATTTTGCTGTAAATCCTCTTATCAAGCCTTGTTCTTAAATTCTCAGCTAATTTTGACTATCATTGTTTTTTATTTTTGATTGTTTCCTGCTACATTTCACTTCTTTAGTTTTGCCACCTCCCAAATTTTAGACTCTTTACTACCAAGCCTTCCTAATTGATAATATACAATGTCTTTTCAACAACTTTGTGAGTCTTCACCTTATAACTTTATTTCTTCCTCTAATATTAAATTAATTGCCTCTCTTTCTCTCTCTCTCCAGTCTGCATTGGCCAGTACCTTATCTATACAATCCTCATATTCTGTTTTTACTGGCAATGAGGAGAAATGTTATTTATGGTATCTACTTACCTATGTTGAATCTTGTCAATCGTGTCTTCCAGAACCCCGCGCATACCCTTCTAATTTTTCACTTAGCATAGCTAGTTTAGATTTAGAATCTACTTCTACTTCTACTTCCTCCTCTCTTTCTTTTAAAAGGCGACTGCCTCTTTTCTTCAAGCGTTTTTTACTCCATCTTCCTGACAAGCTTTTTCATATCCACAAGCTTCGAAAATTCAATCTTTTTCACTATTCCTCACACCTGTCTGGCAGCTCTAAGGTTTGTCGAAATTTTACATATCTTTTTGCATCTCACCTATCTGATCGTCATTCGCCTCGATTACGTTCAATATTTTTGAATAATCTCTTGTCATATGGTCTTTCACCTATTATTGCTCATTCAATAGTTAATTCATTTCCACTAAGCCACCTGGAGCATTATTTTTATTTTTCTTCCCACTATTTACACAAAACATGTCATGTTTCTTCGTATTTTGCCTCTATTTATGGAATTCTTGAAGATCCTCTTTTGAGTTATCTCGCAAGAAATTCTTCGGTTTCCTTATATTATGTTGCTCATGGAGGCGGATATGGTCTCCACCCAAACCTACTTTTGCATTATATTGAATCGACTGGGTGTAGCGAACTCATCTTGTGGTGTTTCGGTAGATTTCCAATTCGACAAACTCGTTTCCCAAAAAAAATTATTAAACATAAAGTTCCAATCATTGCTTTTGTTTTAAGTGTTGGTGCCAATCCGCAATGTATCAGTTATTTTACTCGTTTATCTCATCAAATAAATTATATGTTACGCAATTCTGGCTTTACTTCAAAAGTTTTTCTTCATCCAAACTCTTTACATATTAACGAATTTATCCATCTGGATGTTGGCGTCTCCCATAAACTTCATTCCTCTTACTCTCTTGTTGTCTATGACAATATAGGTCATACACTTATGTGGGATCGTATTGAGAACAATTTGGCTTTCCTTATCGTTGATTACGATCATCCTATTGACTACGATCTTTTGGACAAAGATGTTATGAATTTTGTTAAGTTTCTTTCTGGTTTAAAGATATTACTTGGTTCAGATCAAGTACTCGGAGAGATTTTATATCTTATTCATTCAATGATTGAACTTGAGCCATTTCCAGAACGTTATGTAAGGTTGAATGCATGGTACCAGTCTTTTCCCGATTTATTTGAGTTAGCTTCTTCTCTGGCATAGCCTGTTTACTTTGCGATTTTCTTTAGAATATTTTTTATCAATATTTATTTGATTTTTTTTATTTTTTTCGTGGCTTCAGTGAAAATGGTAAAATTGATAAATTGTTTTTGCTCCGTATGTCTATTGAGAGATGGAGACGCGCTTTAAAGGTCATTCCCGGAGGTAATTCACTTCTTTCTAAGAGACCTAATCTTTTTGCTCCCACAAATTGGCCAACATATTTTAGTAAATCTAAGGGTTGTTATGTATGGGACCTTGAAGGTAAACAGTATTTAGATATGTCTATTATGGGTATAGGCCCCAATACACTCGGTTACGCCAACAGTAACGTTGACCGTGAAGTTATTAGTGCCATCAATAATGGAACAATGTCTACCCTTAATGCTTTTGAAGAAGTACTTTTAGCTGAAAAGCTTGTTGATTTACATCCCTGGTCCGACATGGCCAGATTTGCAAAATCCGGCGGTGAGGCTAACGCGATTTCTGTTCGAATTGCTCGAGCGGCTACTGGTCGCGAGATCATTTTATTTTGTGGATATCATGGTTGGCATGATTGGTACTTAGCTTCTCAGCATTCTAGTGATTCACTTAGATCTCATCTTTTTAGTGACACTGGTATTGCCGGTGTACCTCATTCCTTAAGCGGCACCTCTTATCCGTTTGAATGGAATAATATTAAATCCCTCGAAAACTTGTTACGTCAACATTCATCTAATGTCGCCGCTATTAAAATGGAAGTTACTAGAAATATCTTGCCGATGCCAGGTTTTCTTGAATCTGTTCGTCACTTATGTGATAAGTATGGTGTTGTTCTTATATTTGATGAATGTACATCTGGTTTTCGTGAATCATATGGTGGTTTGCATCTTAAATATTCTGTTTCTCCTGACTTAGCTGTTTTCGGGAAGGCTCTCGGTAACGGTTATCCAATTACTGCTGTGATAGGCCGAGAATCAATTATGAAGTCTGCCACGAATACTTTTTTAAGCAGTACCTTTTGGTCTGACCGTATTGGTTTTGTTGCTGCTCTTGCGACTCTTGATGAAATGTATCGCACTAAAAGCTGGGCTGTCATAACAGATGTTGGAAAACGTGTTCAATCCATATGGTTCAATGCTGCTTCTCGGTATCAGATTTCCATTGATTGCGGTGTTATTCCAGCCATTAGTAATTTACAGTTTTTAAATACTCCACGCGCTATTGAATATAGAAGTTATTTTACCCAAGTTATGCTTGAAAATAATATCTTAGGTGGGACTCTGTTTTTTGCATCCACAGCTCACCAAGATGTCAACTTGAAACTCTATGAGTCTTTGATTGATTCCATTTTTCTTCAAATATCAAAAAGAGAGTCTGATCTCTTGCCCCCACTTGTTCGTGAGGACCAGCTTGTTGCTACTACTTTTAAGCGCCTTAACTAACTATGCGTCTTCTTATCACTGTTTTGGCACGCGGTGGCTCTAGAAGAGTACC
Above is a window of Synechococcus sp. BIOS-U3-1 DNA encoding:
- a CDS encoding class I SAM-dependent methyltransferase; the encoded protein is MKSESKKILTRYFFEEESQEKLTTGQIEYMLQSSIDFYQNYLEWFYGTFCMTDKELRHELFKYLETIDGMKILITGVGLGHELIEILKIISDQERKNCTIVAQDISSVFIQHIYENIGNEILEKHSSKGNKIIIFNGDACCLPLNNDEFDYIHHFGGINRFANIEKAIDEMARCVKPQDGVVVFSDESVAPWLRNTDIGKMVIENNSLYAHSAPITQIPINATNVTCEYIVRNCFYMIKFTKLMNTLKINPNIRHKSPRGGTMHKRYHGKLDGINPELKSWIVKEAKSKKISQNELLESLIQDRITESEEL
- a CDS encoding aldo/keto reductase, yielding MSKVPAICLGTAQFGSNYGVTNNLGQVAFENVKEILTHAHDMGIDIIDSAQSYGCAEEILGKSGLINDKFKIISKLSPQNEMVFNENHTKDWDTSLNNSLNKLCVASLDSLLLHSVNDLRKEGNEYLLNWLNKIKSEGLTKRIGISIYTSDDLKDINLKYIDIVQLPLSVLDQRLIRDGTIKKLTDNGIAVHARSIFLQGLLLTPSSNWPLETPREVIKHFRALEIYSASIGKTMLDTCLGFARSLQMIEAVVIGICSKKQLDGIYRSWNTNNDWDQSAEIRKINIESDFLDPRTWKPKTK
- the pseC gene encoding UDP-4-amino-4,6-dideoxy-N-acetyl-beta-L-altrosamine transaminase, with translation MKSNESFIPYGKQNVTNDDIDAVVQILRGTYLTQGPVVQDFENAISNKVGANYSVATSSATSGLHLACLSLGLGKGDWLWTSPITFVASANCALYCGAKVDFVDINIKTGLMDIESLKRKLKIAENEGRLPKVVIPVHLAGSSCDMEEIAMLSRKYGFKIIEDASHAIGGKYKEKYVGNCKFSDITVFSFHPVKIITTGEGGICATNNSGLAEKMRDLRSHGIIKDSWRQKRKNMASWYYEQTSLGYNYRLTDIQAALGLSQLKRLDNIVEERNKLLEYYAEKLKGMPISTMNIPPAVKSAGHLSVILIGEHQKRDAIFEEMRKRNIGVQLHYFPVHMQPYYQKQGFKKGEFPNSELYGKSAMSIPLYPGLSDEKQDLVVENLKGLL
- the pseB gene encoding UDP-N-acetylglucosamine 4,6-dehydratase (inverting), yielding MKRILITGGTGSFGKEFVSAALRDINDLERLVIYSRDELKQWELQCLYPPDKFPQLRFFLGDVRDQERLRRALENVDTVVHAAALKQVPTAEYNPIEYINTNVIGAENVVRACLDTGVTNVVALSTDKAAAPINLYGATKLCSDKLFVAANNIRGGRSIKFSVVRYGNVMGSRGSVIPFFMKSAQKGILPITDPKMTRFTITLKDSVKMVLFALNNSFGGEIFVPRIPSYGIMDLAEAIGPNCNKKIIGIRPGEKLHEDMITRSDAPMTIRLKDFYVIIPAETRILDFYKEKAVKFSHVEPGFAYDSGTNPQKLSIDEIRELIKINIDPNFDPV
- a CDS encoding aminotransferase class III-fold pyridoxal phosphate-dependent enzyme, whose product is MSIERWRRALKVIPGGNSLLSKRPNLFAPTNWPTYFSKSKGCYVWDLEGKQYLDMSIMGIGPNTLGYANSNVDREVISAINNGTMSTLNAFEEVLLAEKLVDLHPWSDMARFAKSGGEANAISVRIARAATGREIILFCGYHGWHDWYLASQHSSDSLRSHLFSDTGIAGVPHSLSGTSYPFEWNNIKSLENLLRQHSSNVAAIKMEVTRNILPMPGFLESVRHLCDKYGVVLIFDECTSGFRESYGGLHLKYSVSPDLAVFGKALGNGYPITAVIGRESIMKSATNTFLSSTFWSDRIGFVAALATLDEMYRTKSWAVITDVGKRVQSIWFNAASRYQISIDCGVIPAISNLQFLNTPRAIEYRSYFTQVMLENNILGGTLFFASTAHQDVNLKLYESLIDSIFLQISKRESDLLPPLVREDQLVATTFKRLN